One Setaria viridis chromosome 3, Setaria_viridis_v4.0, whole genome shotgun sequence DNA window includes the following coding sequences:
- the LOC117847449 gene encoding polygalacturonase At1g48100 isoform X2 has protein sequence MESSTSIGKNQEQQQTAGSSSTPRPSARDRSRFSMHAPMSGSGSRLANQPESPCWPRRPPVRIRQESPVRARPAAHLASYATKPRSRVATTGPVAPRAAPHGHEPPPPFPAHHSAFQRLTACPHHSGLRCRSRRARGFSSSVSQQARTTLACPLFLEAELCLAMGVAVRLLLLPPLMAVAFCCYGVSGRSHFHKKPPRGSGGRHRSGGGGKEGSVVSSPVVPPADDDTQPVTPQPPTGIVPSDPATPDEPCVFDVRAYGAVGDGTTDDTQAFREAWKAACASDSAVLLVPSDGTFTITTTTFSGPCKPGLVFQVDGVLMPPDGPDCWPASDNRRQWVVFSNLDGMTLRGSGTIEGNGEDWWNLPCKPHRGPNGSTLRGPCDSPTLVRFFMSRNLVVEGLRVENSPEFHFRFDGCSDVRVDGLYISSPANSPNTDGIHVENTERVAIYNSRISNGDDCISIGTGSYDVDIQNVTCGPGHGISIGSLGVHNSQACVANVTVRNAVIRNSDNGLRIKTWQGGMGAVSGITFDTVVMENVRNCIIVDQYYCLDKRCMNQSTAVHVTDVSYTNVRGSYDVRAAPIHFACSDTVPCTNITMSEVELLPASGELVDDPFCWSAYGTQQTPTIPPITCLQEGLPDALLDNPDLKCR, from the exons ATGGAGTCTTCCACTTCAATCGGCAAGAaccaggagcagcagcagaCAGCAGGGTCGTCCTCGACTCCTCGTCCATCAGCCCGTGACCGCAGCCGCTTTTCTATGCATGCTCCCATGTCCGGCTCGGGGTCAAGGCTCGCGAACCAACCAGAGAGTCCCTGCTGGCCCCGGCGCCCTCCCGTCCGTATCCGGCAGGAAAGCCCCGTGCGCGCGCGCCCAGCCGCACATCTGGCGAGCTACGCAACAAAGCCGCGCTCACGGGTCGCCACAACGGGACCCGTGGCCCCCCGGGCGGCGCCTCACGGCCACGAACCACCACCCCCTTTCCCTGCTCACCATTCCGCTTTCCAACGACTAACCGCCTGTCCTCACCATTCCGGCTTACGCTGTCGCTCACGTAGAGCTCGGGGCTTCTCCTCTTCAGTGTCACAGCAAGCACGCACCACCTTAGCTTGTCCCCTGTTTCTTGAAGCAGAGCTTTGCTTGGCCATGGGAGTAGCAGTTAGGCTGCTCCTCCTGCCGCCGTTGATGGCCGTGGCATTCTGCTGCTACGGCGTTAGCGGGAGGAGCCACTTCCACAAGAAGCCGCCtcgtggcagcggcggccggcaccggagcggcggcggcggcaaggagggCTCTGTGGTGTCGTCGCCGGTGGTTCCGCCAGCGGATGACGACACGCAGCCGGTCACGCCGCAGCCACCGACGGGCATTGTGCCCTCCGACCCGGCCACTCCGGATGAGCCGTGCGTGTTCGACGTCCGGGCGTACGGCGCGGTGGGGGACGGCACGACGGACGACACCCAGGCGTTCCGGGAGGCGTGGAAGGCGGCCTGCGCCTCCGACTCCGCCGTGCTGCTGGTGCCATCCGACGGCACcttcaccatcaccaccaccaccttctccGGGCCGTGCAAGCCCGGCCTCGTGTTCCAA GTGGACGGCGTGCTAATGCCGCCGGACGGGCCGGACTGCTGGCCGGCGTCGGACAACCGGCGGCAGTGGGTCGTCTTCTCCAACCTCGACGGCATGACCCTGCGTGGCTCCGGCACGATCGAGGGCAACGGCGAGGACTGGTGGAACCTCCCCTGCAAACCTCACAGG GGCCCGAACGGCTCCACGCTGCGTGGCCCGTGCGACAGCCCCACG CTGGTGAGGTTCTTCATGAGCCGGAACCTGGTGGTGGAGGGCCTGAGGGTAGAGAACAGCCCGGAGTTCCACTTCCGGTTCGACGGCTGCAGCGACGTGCGCGTCGACGGGCTCTACATCAGCTCGCCGGCCAACAGCCCCAACACCGACGGCATCCACGTCGAGAACACCGAGCGGGTCGCCATCTACAACTCGAGGATCAGCAACG GTGACGACTGCATCTCAATTGGCACCGGGAGCTACGACGTGGACATACAGAATGTTACTTGCGGACCTGGGCACGGCATAAG CATCGGCAGCCTTGGCGTGCACAACTCGCAGGCGTGCGTGGCGAACGTGACGGTGCGGAACGCGGTGATCCGGAACTCGGACAACGGCCTGCGGATCAAGACGTGGCAGGGCGGGATGGGCGCCGTGTCGGGCATCACCTTCGACACGGTGGTCATGGAGAACGTGCGCAACTGCATCATCGTGGACCAGTACTACTGCCTGGACAAGCGGTGCATGAACCAGTCCACGGCCGTGCACGTCACCGACGTCTCCTACACCAACGTCCGGGGCTCCTACGACGTCCGCGCCGCGCCCATCCACTTCGCCTGCAGCGACACCGTGCCCTGCACCAACATCACCATGTCCGAGGTCGAGCTCCTGCCAGCCAGCGGCGAGCTCGTCGACGACCCCTTCTGCTGGAGCGCCTACGGGACGCAGCAGACGCCCACCATCCCGCCCATTACCTGCCTGCAGGAGGGGCTGCCGGATGCACTCCTCGACAACCCGGACCTCAAGTGCCGATGA
- the LOC117847449 gene encoding polygalacturonase At1g48100 isoform X1: MESSTSIGKNQEQQQTAGSSSTPRPSARDRSRFSMHAPMSGSGSRLANQPESPCWPRRPPVRIRQESPVRARPAAHLASYATKPRSRVATTGPVAPRAAPHGHEPPPPFPAHHSAFQRLTACPHHSGLRCRSRRARGFSSSVSQQARTTLACPLFLEAELCLAMGVAVRLLLLPPLMAVAFCCYGVSGRSHFHKKPPRGSGGRHRSGGGGKEGSVVSSPVVPPADDDTQPVTPQPPTGIVPSDPATPDEPCVFDVRAYGAVGDGTTDDTQAFREAWKAACASDSAVLLVPSDGTFTITTTTFSGPCKPGLVFQVDGVLMPPDGPDCWPASDNRRQWVVFSNLDGMTLRGSGTIEGNGEDWWNLPCKPHRGPNGSTLRGPCDSPTLVRFFMSRNLVVEGLRVENSPEFHFRFDGCSDVRVDGLYISSPANSPNTDGIHVENTERVAIYNSRISNGDDCISIGTGSYDVDIQNVTCGPGHGISSIGSLGVHNSQACVANVTVRNAVIRNSDNGLRIKTWQGGMGAVSGITFDTVVMENVRNCIIVDQYYCLDKRCMNQSTAVHVTDVSYTNVRGSYDVRAAPIHFACSDTVPCTNITMSEVELLPASGELVDDPFCWSAYGTQQTPTIPPITCLQEGLPDALLDNPDLKCR, encoded by the exons ATGGAGTCTTCCACTTCAATCGGCAAGAaccaggagcagcagcagaCAGCAGGGTCGTCCTCGACTCCTCGTCCATCAGCCCGTGACCGCAGCCGCTTTTCTATGCATGCTCCCATGTCCGGCTCGGGGTCAAGGCTCGCGAACCAACCAGAGAGTCCCTGCTGGCCCCGGCGCCCTCCCGTCCGTATCCGGCAGGAAAGCCCCGTGCGCGCGCGCCCAGCCGCACATCTGGCGAGCTACGCAACAAAGCCGCGCTCACGGGTCGCCACAACGGGACCCGTGGCCCCCCGGGCGGCGCCTCACGGCCACGAACCACCACCCCCTTTCCCTGCTCACCATTCCGCTTTCCAACGACTAACCGCCTGTCCTCACCATTCCGGCTTACGCTGTCGCTCACGTAGAGCTCGGGGCTTCTCCTCTTCAGTGTCACAGCAAGCACGCACCACCTTAGCTTGTCCCCTGTTTCTTGAAGCAGAGCTTTGCTTGGCCATGGGAGTAGCAGTTAGGCTGCTCCTCCTGCCGCCGTTGATGGCCGTGGCATTCTGCTGCTACGGCGTTAGCGGGAGGAGCCACTTCCACAAGAAGCCGCCtcgtggcagcggcggccggcaccggagcggcggcggcggcaaggagggCTCTGTGGTGTCGTCGCCGGTGGTTCCGCCAGCGGATGACGACACGCAGCCGGTCACGCCGCAGCCACCGACGGGCATTGTGCCCTCCGACCCGGCCACTCCGGATGAGCCGTGCGTGTTCGACGTCCGGGCGTACGGCGCGGTGGGGGACGGCACGACGGACGACACCCAGGCGTTCCGGGAGGCGTGGAAGGCGGCCTGCGCCTCCGACTCCGCCGTGCTGCTGGTGCCATCCGACGGCACcttcaccatcaccaccaccaccttctccGGGCCGTGCAAGCCCGGCCTCGTGTTCCAA GTGGACGGCGTGCTAATGCCGCCGGACGGGCCGGACTGCTGGCCGGCGTCGGACAACCGGCGGCAGTGGGTCGTCTTCTCCAACCTCGACGGCATGACCCTGCGTGGCTCCGGCACGATCGAGGGCAACGGCGAGGACTGGTGGAACCTCCCCTGCAAACCTCACAGG GGCCCGAACGGCTCCACGCTGCGTGGCCCGTGCGACAGCCCCACG CTGGTGAGGTTCTTCATGAGCCGGAACCTGGTGGTGGAGGGCCTGAGGGTAGAGAACAGCCCGGAGTTCCACTTCCGGTTCGACGGCTGCAGCGACGTGCGCGTCGACGGGCTCTACATCAGCTCGCCGGCCAACAGCCCCAACACCGACGGCATCCACGTCGAGAACACCGAGCGGGTCGCCATCTACAACTCGAGGATCAGCAACG GTGACGACTGCATCTCAATTGGCACCGGGAGCTACGACGTGGACATACAGAATGTTACTTGCGGACCTGGGCACGGCATAAG TAGCATCGGCAGCCTTGGCGTGCACAACTCGCAGGCGTGCGTGGCGAACGTGACGGTGCGGAACGCGGTGATCCGGAACTCGGACAACGGCCTGCGGATCAAGACGTGGCAGGGCGGGATGGGCGCCGTGTCGGGCATCACCTTCGACACGGTGGTCATGGAGAACGTGCGCAACTGCATCATCGTGGACCAGTACTACTGCCTGGACAAGCGGTGCATGAACCAGTCCACGGCCGTGCACGTCACCGACGTCTCCTACACCAACGTCCGGGGCTCCTACGACGTCCGCGCCGCGCCCATCCACTTCGCCTGCAGCGACACCGTGCCCTGCACCAACATCACCATGTCCGAGGTCGAGCTCCTGCCAGCCAGCGGCGAGCTCGTCGACGACCCCTTCTGCTGGAGCGCCTACGGGACGCAGCAGACGCCCACCATCCCGCCCATTACCTGCCTGCAGGAGGGGCTGCCGGATGCACTCCTCGACAACCCGGACCTCAAGTGCCGATGA